One window of the Candidatus Izemoplasmatales bacterium genome contains the following:
- a CDS encoding SLBB domain-containing protein — MIAFVKRYAGFLFLLLSVGGLIVLSLDVVDASPVAAAVTTTSAAPAATSAATTSRAVYVVEVRGEVDIPGRYVLAGDATVADAIALAGGATATADLDRVNLAKAVYDGMVLDVPGVLAPTPAAYVYVDVKGAVRYPGVYRIAADLRVVDAVMLAGGLTESADTASINLASGVADGMMIVVPTASAGGTATTSTDNAEDGKIDINTATVEELDTLYGIGYILAQRIIDYRAENGPFASIEEIMNVAGIKDSVYEKIKDDIRV, encoded by the coding sequence TTGATCGCATTCGTCAAACGCTATGCGGGTTTTCTGTTTCTTCTATTGTCGGTCGGCGGCCTGATCGTGCTGAGCCTCGATGTGGTCGACGCGTCGCCCGTCGCCGCGGCCGTGACGACCACCTCGGCCGCACCCGCCGCGACGTCCGCCGCCACGACATCGCGGGCCGTCTACGTCGTCGAGGTCCGGGGCGAGGTCGACATCCCCGGACGTTACGTCCTCGCCGGCGACGCCACCGTCGCCGACGCGATCGCGCTTGCCGGCGGCGCCACCGCGACCGCCGACCTCGACCGCGTCAATCTCGCCAAGGCCGTCTACGACGGGATGGTCCTGGACGTCCCGGGCGTCTTGGCGCCGACCCCGGCCGCCTACGTCTACGTCGACGTCAAGGGGGCGGTCCGCTACCCCGGGGTGTACCGCATCGCCGCCGACCTCCGTGTCGTCGACGCGGTGATGCTGGCGGGGGGATTGACGGAATCGGCCGACACCGCCTCGATCAACCTCGCTTCCGGCGTCGCCGACGGAATGATGATCGTCGTTCCGACCGCGTCCGCGGGCGGAACCGCGACCACCTCGACGGACAATGCGGAGGATGGAAAGATCGACATCAACACGGCGACGGTCGAAGAACTCGACACGCTCTACGGCATCGGCTACATCCTCGCCCAGCGGATCATCGACTACCGCGCCGAGAACGGGCCGTTCGCGTCGATCGAGGAGATCATGAACGTCGCCGGCATCAAGGACAGCGTCTATGAGAAGATCAAGGACGACATTCGCGTCTGA
- a CDS encoding class I SAM-dependent methyltransferase, producing the protein MESTIGYDNLATFYDAFIDQKVYDSYLDLLDKYTVRGTLLDIGCGTGNLSVELAARGYEVTATDLAEEMLSIVRYRANERGVPLRIYLYDMLDPIAERFDAVIASMDVINHLSDLEDVNFGFMNIYDALNENGVFIFDILSAEYIDALDGYSEEDEDFHFHWRCDRGKTLHSIVHTVTLHLPDGEREVRIYEETHPLEEYLAIASRVGFTVLERVDMPERSIVVLQKSK; encoded by the coding sequence ATGGAATCGACGATCGGCTATGACAATCTGGCGACGTTCTACGACGCCTTCATCGACCAGAAGGTCTACGACAGCTACCTCGACCTGCTCGACAAGTACACCGTCCGCGGCACCCTGCTCGACATCGGCTGCGGCACCGGAAACCTGTCGGTCGAACTTGCCGCGCGCGGCTACGAGGTGACCGCCACCGACCTCGCCGAGGAGATGCTTTCGATCGTGCGCTACCGCGCGAACGAACGGGGCGTGCCGCTCCGGATCTACCTCTACGACATGCTCGACCCGATCGCGGAACGCTTCGACGCGGTGATCGCCTCGATGGACGTGATCAACCACCTCTCCGACCTCGAGGACGTGAACTTCGGCTTCATGAACATCTACGACGCCCTGAACGAGAACGGCGTCTTCATCTTCGACATCCTCTCCGCCGAATACATAGACGCCCTCGACGGCTATTCGGAGGAGGACGAGGACTTCCACTTCCACTGGCGCTGCGACCGGGGCAAGACCCTCCACAGCATCGTCCACACCGTCACCCTGCATCTTCCCGACGGCGAGCGGGAGGTCCGCATCTACGAGGAGACCCATCCGCTCGAGGAATACCTCGCGATCGCGTCCCGGGTCGGCTTCACCGTCCTCGAACGCGTCGACATGCCGGAACGATCGATCGTCGTCCTGCAGAAATCCAAATAG
- the rsfS gene encoding ribosome silencing factor, translating to MSSMLERVATALSGLKLQDIRIWDFRGFSPLYDYVVLATGNTERQVAASVRHLFDAVPEIEVKKVEGAEDARWILIDLGDIIVNVMQKDERAYYQLEKLFIQREEVRIDGIDDRL from the coding sequence ATGAGTTCAATGCTGGAACGCGTCGCCACGGCCTTGTCGGGGTTGAAACTGCAGGACATCCGCATCTGGGATTTCCGCGGCTTCTCGCCTCTCTACGATTACGTCGTGCTCGCCACCGGAAACACCGAGCGCCAGGTCGCCGCGTCCGTCCGCCACCTGTTCGACGCGGTCCCGGAGATCGAGGTCAAGAAGGTCGAGGGCGCGGAAGACGCGCGCTGGATCCTCATCGACCTCGGCGACATCATCGTCAACGTGATGCAGAAGGACGAACGCGCCTATTACCAGCTGGAGAAGCTCTTCATCCAGCGGGAGGAAGTCAGGATCGATGGAATCGACGATCGGCTATGA
- the yqeK gene encoding bis(5'-nucleosyl)-tetraphosphatase (symmetrical) YqeK → MDRYEELLPLVRMRFEAAGKTRRFRHVEGVVDTAAALAERFGADVVKARLAALLHDVVKYEDAATLRRRIDIRYGPAEADRWPEQLWHGLAAVQYAESELGIDDPDVLAAIENHSAGRPGMSTLEKIVFVADYVEPHRDFDNAAIRAVCFEDLDRGVALVLRETNRILSRTGWKRAERGDAAWAEYRHLLEGNE, encoded by the coding sequence ATGGATCGCTACGAGGAACTGCTTCCGCTCGTGCGGATGCGTTTCGAGGCCGCCGGCAAGACCCGCCGCTTCCGCCACGTCGAAGGCGTCGTCGACACCGCCGCGGCGCTCGCCGAACGCTTCGGCGCCGACGTCGTCAAGGCGCGGCTGGCCGCGCTCCTGCACGACGTCGTGAAGTACGAGGACGCCGCGACGCTCCGCCGCCGGATCGACATCCGCTACGGCCCCGCCGAGGCGGACCGCTGGCCCGAGCAGCTCTGGCACGGCCTCGCGGCCGTCCAGTACGCCGAGAGCGAACTCGGGATCGACGATCCCGACGTCCTCGCGGCGATCGAGAACCACAGCGCCGGCCGTCCCGGCATGTCGACTCTCGAGAAGATCGTCTTCGTCGCCGACTATGTCGAACCGCATCGCGATTTCGACAACGCCGCGATCCGCGCCGTCTGTTTCGAGGACCTCGACCGCGGCGTCGCGCTCGTGCTTCGGGAGACGAACCGGATCCTGTCCCGCACCGGCTGGAAACGCGCCGAACGCGGCGACGCCGCCTGGGCGGAATACCGCCACCTATTGGAGGGGAACGAATGA